Genomic segment of Ostrinia nubilalis chromosome 10, ilOstNubi1.1, whole genome shotgun sequence:
GTTGATGACGATTAGCAGTGTTtgaaatttataaataacttgaaaaaattcgaattgcctaaggcgggagtTGAATCCACGTTTTAAAATTAGTTTGAGTGAGGTGCAActtttaacgctaaaaattaaataacttactaataaaccaactaaaatgttattttattattacagaaTCTGGCTCTCATTTAGCGTCAGCTCAAATGGTATTGTCGAAGCAAGCTGAATGGGCCGCGGTGGATTCTACAACTCTGTTATATTCTAAAAAATTTATGCAAGATGGAGGAAAAGATATTATACAATTAGAAACACTTGGACGTCTTCCACCCTACCCAATAGTGGTTAATGCTAAATTAGAcggtaatataaataataataaaataattttaataactgtTTGTGTCTAGAAaagcttaatatttttttatttcagctaCAATTAAGGATGCAATTACTAAAACATTGTTGACTTTGCCTCAAACACCAGACTGGAAAAAGAAGTTTGCCAAGTTTGGAATTATAAAGTTTGGAAGCAATAACGATGCCGCTTATGATGGGCCGGCTGCACAGGTGTGGGCCATCTCGAGCGAGAAACTCAACGTTAGGTATTATTAGAGTGCTCTTAGTAATCTCACTCTTGTATGTCATATACATTTTGTACATTGATTATACTCCTAAGAAGTCTTAGTTGACGGGATGAGAataatgcaaatattttaaaaacaattttatattttgttataaaaaaatatagtaatgCAACACTGGATTTACAAAACTTTAGGCActgtgttattatttattagattcCTCCTTTTCTGGCTTTTGTAAAACAATGTTTAGGGACATAACTTGCTTCCCTTTCTTGCCGGTCTCAACTAGAACACCACGCGGTATTTTGATCACGGCTAATGCTCGCGGGGTACTTTTAGGTGGAGGTTTTTGAGATGGATCTTTCTGCAATGTTCAAGGCGGCTATACTCAATTACCTATTAAACTAATTTTCAAAGAATAAATCAATTAATCAATAAACATACAGTAAATTGTTCTGGTCAATACTATAATTACCACCCTCTACATGGTAGACCGTGTCTTAAATGCGATGCTAATTCAAACAAATTCAACAAATATCCAACGAAAAAAGAGCtagaactaaataaataaataaatactgtcaAATATTTCAAAGATCTACATTTGTAAACTGTATCTACAATATTTGTATGATGAGAGACTACACTATTCCTCCGCCATTGATGTGGTCAATTTCTTCCTGTGATAGTGGTTGTCTTTGATAGCGCGCTGGGAGGTCAATGTCTGGAATGGCGGCTCCCGTGCTCATGGCTGCTGCTGGTTGACTTTGCTGGGGTTGTGGCTGAAATTGTAAACAACTGACTTAGAATATTCTCTTTGGTTAATGAGTCTCAACTAAGGTTTCAACCAAATATATTTTAGACATATTTGAATGTTTCGACTGTTCAATCTGAGAGTACAAGATCAGCTACTATCCAGACCAGAGGATGAAAAATATCAATGTGCTCATTGACAGAAAAAGAacataattaacaaataactacaTAATTGGTAGGGCATATGATTGATATAATAGCAGCAATCGATAAATAAATTTCGTAATACCAGTAGGCAAAGTGGTATTTATATAACTAGTGAGACCTACTTGTGCAGCCGCGGGCGCCGCGGCAGCAGGACACGATGCCTGCCCGCCCGCCGGTCCCCCTGCGCCGCCTTTGCGGAATTTGATCACAGGGATGCGAGCGAGTACCAATGTAGCTCGAACCATGATGATATTTCGCCGGTGTAggctgatattttattttttatttagtaattttgcaaaatttgcttgacttttgtttttgacaaattgacagttgttgtcatttttgtttgacattgacagatatcaggtgtttctttttttttatgtttatcagCCTTCGGGATACCTAAAGTACAGCTTACGGTACGAGCATGATGATCATCGCACAAAGCCACAAGTATCATTCAAGTTAATTAGGCAAGATGGTGATCCACATTAACCATTataatcttaattaattaaacttaaaacaaaaTCGTGGAATATCATTTCGTCACAATCAATAATTTTGGAATCGATACTACAATGTTCAGTTTTGTCTGTTTTAccaaaaattttgtttttttctgttattattcaatattaattattaaccCTTTACGGCGCTCAATTGCAGTTCTGCATCATACCACTTGAACTCATAGAATCTTTCAAACAGTAACAAAAATCAGTGAACGTTTGGGTTGGGttaataacataaatatatCTGTTATTAACCCTATAGAAAATGGGTTAACCCTAACCGAAATATACCGTATAATTTCGGTTTTCTTATCAATCGGTTAATGTTAACATtgatcacaaaattaaatatgttaacAGAAAAAATATGTTACAGTTTTACATGCGGTTAACCCTAACCGAATtataaaggtaggtaggtaccttcatTTGCCTTTCCACCGCGCGAAATGTACTATGCGCTCTACGGCCATACAAGTTACAACCGATCGCCGCGCGGGCGGCGCGTCTCGTTTGATCATCGCACGTGTCTCTTTCACTTCTATGAGGCGTAATGAAACaaattaatatactttttacatttgccgcttattttattatttgtttgtttactcaTGCCAATCATCAATTCATCATTGTGCTCGCCTCGGCGCTTCAGCGTGGATTGATTGAAGTGTGAAAAAAACATTACGAAAAGAAACTGTGAATGTGAAATagttaactaataaattattatactgGAACATTAGTGTTATATTGTATAATTATGCCGCGTAAGGCAACAAATGCTGTCCACAGACATTTTGAGTGGCGGAgcattcaagtattacgtaacgcAATTTGGTCTCGTAAAACGTTACGATGCGTTACAGGGGCGGGAGGGGGACTTTCTTACAAGACATTACGtaacattgtttctttttttaaacaaaaatttagGGAATTAAAACTCCCAAATTGGCAACCCTTTTCTTTTACGTTTTACGGGGAATCCTTCGTTTGTATTATAGTCTGGTCgtcatttttcatttgtttggcTCGACGAAGACGAAGTTGATGCAAGTGGCTTGACAATTCCAGAACCGTCTTCGTCTGCACTCCGGGTGCCAGTGATGAAAGAATCTGAGTGGCTAGCAAACCCGTGGACAGAGGAGCGTTAATTTCAATCGAATTGTTTTTATAGACCTACTTAGATACTTGGTTAATAGttgattattttgtaattttgttaagaatacgattttatttcgagtaaaatgtttaatttcagTTGGGTTTCTGTTTATAATTGCATTCCCAAaggttaaaataaacatgttatgtattttaagagtttattagtaaaaaaaaaaaagctaaaatagGATAGGAATGACGGAGAAAAACAATTGTGTGTGTGTAAAGCCaaaaatttatagaaaaactagcggccgcccgcgacttcgtacgcgtggatcccgttttacccccttcatctgtcttacgcgatttagattttttcatacaaatgttttttcctgctaactcccgttcccgtgggaattttgcaatatcctgttgtaactaagctttaagtttactaaggtacctgcaagccaaatttcaagcgtctaattgaagcggtttagatttttcatacaaaaggattttcccgctaattcccgttcccgtgggaattcctaagtatactataacccgcccaggagtatgaagaataattgtaccaagtttcgttaaaatccgtcgagtagtttttgtttctataaggaacatacagacagacagacaaaaattttactgattgcatttttagcatcagtatcgatcactaatcaccccctgatagttattttgaaaatacagtgtgagtcacgttaaagagtacatatgaaaatagatgaaactagacctatttttatcgacaaaaaagaggtcattattttgattttttttaaaatttattatagatttatttttcttccaattacttattttaaggaaaacgtaataacttttaaactaagcggtatatcctgataaaataaaaacagtaataatgctaaactagcggccgcccgcgacttcgtacgcgtggatcccgtttggCCGAACTTGCGGCATGCCTGGTGAAAGACGGACATCAGCTGTTGCAGGCCTTCTGAGGATTCTGCTAGAAAGCACAAATCATCAGCATACATGATCTCAGTGATCAGTGCATACGAGactttcttatcttatcttatcttatttagggccgcgcatgagcgcagtgcacgtcgacccattgggatcttttgtgcttccctaTACCTTTATCCCCCCTCATCCGCAAAGATCCTATCCATATAGTGGATCAAGAGCTTGGGTGAGAAGGACCTATATTCTTCTGGTGTCGGATAAGCCGACCCCAGGAGACCCATTCTAGTTCTAGCTAGCGCGTCACATTCGCACAGTaggtgtttcatggactccgcATGTTCTCCACATGCTCGACAACTGTCATCCgtagttaggcccattttgtggagcATGTGGTTTGTAGTGTAGTGTCCTGTCAGCGCACCCGTGATCACTCGGGCTTGCCTTCTGTTTCCATTGAGTATGAGCTTTTCCCATGATCTTGTGTTTCCAACTAGGAATAGTTTGGAGTGGCTCAtaccgttggagctttcccattcagctctGTGCTTCCTGGATATATATTGCCTCATGGCCATGTGTAAAGTGCTCATAGATAAGGGCACTATCGGCTCTGGCCCAATAGGTGCCgcctctgacccttgtctcgctagactgtcggctctctcattgcctTCGATTCCAGTATGTCCAGGTACCCACATGAGGGTCACCTTGTTGTGCCTTCCAAGTTTATTCAGTGCCAAGATTGCCTCCAGAACGAGTCTGGATCCAACCCTCACTGAGGCAATggctttgagtgctgcctgactGTCACTTAATATGTAAATGTCACGCTTTTTATGCGCCTGTTCTATATTCCTTACTGCGCACATGATTATAGCATAGgtttcagcttgaaacactgttGCAAACCTCCCTAAGCTTTCACTGTGCTCAGATTGTTTGGAGTAGACGCCCGCTCCTGTTCCTGAGTTCATCTTGGAGCCGTCAGTATACCAGATCAGGCTGTCTTGTTGACGTTTTAGTCCTCTTTTCCAGTCTTCCCTTGTTGGTATagatgttacggtcaaagtgataaatgtgaaaattatgaataatcgccggttattatgaataattaccgcatgatttggtaaatgtgattaatatgaggtcatttatgtatgtataaaactaaataggcggcttaggggtggcccaagggccacccccgccgcaccttaacctatttttcactttaaatcaaaacattatgttataggcatcatggaaaagtaatattatgcaaaaaacattccaaactcattatgccaaattatattaatatatgatatcaaaacgttcaaaagtttggctgtacacgagcacgtacacaagatgttgttctcttttatgaaatttgttagtactaaggttgaattattaaataatcactgttaaatgtgattaatttatcactttcaccgcgactgtcgggaattattcataataaccggttattattaataattttcaatttatcacattaaccgtaacatagaCACTTTGAAATCCTTGCTAAACATGTACCTAGGCTGCATTGTATCACAACCCATGTCCATTATTGCATCTAATTGAGGATCGCTCCCCATCCTTGTGTGCTTGGTGCAAGGTTTGGATGTACTCCAAAGTCCCGCCCCCTTCAGTCTGTGCAGCGCCTTCCTTGCATCTACTTCTAGCGCCAAGTGCAGTGGGGGCAATCCCAGAATAATCTCCAATGCTGCAGTTGGCGTAGTTCTAAACGCACTCGTTATTGCTAGGCATGCAGTTCTTTGCAATTTGCCCAGTGCCGTTCTGCACGTCTGTAACCTAATTCTAGGCCACCAGACAATGCTGCCATAAAGTATTATTGGTCTCACCATAGTTATATAGATCCACCTCATCACTCTGGGACTAAGTCCCCATGTCTTCCCGTATGCACCACGACACATTCCCAGCACTCTCATAGCCTTAGCTATGACCGTATCTTGGTGTTTACGCCATGTAAGTTCCTTATCTAGGATTACCCCTAGATATTTCACTTCATTGGTCCAGGTTATCTGTTTACCATAAAGGTAGAGATGTCCTAGCCCTGTTGTATTTCTCATTTTTGTAAATGCAATAGCATTCGTTTTTCCCGGATTCACCGAGAGGTGGTTTTCGTCACACCACTCTTCCAGTGTGTTGAGGGCTCTTTGCATGATGTCTGTCACAATAGTTGGGAACTTGCCCCTTACCATAATTACCAAATCATCTGCATATCCAACCGTGTAGAGTGGTCCTTTGTTAAGTTTCACAAGTAGTGAGTCCACGACCAGGCTCCATAGCAAGGGTGAGAGTACCCCCCCTTGCGGGCAGCCCTTGACAGTCCTTACACTCATGCACTCTCCTTGCAGTTCTGATTGAATAATCCTGCCTTTAAGCATACAGTCTATCCACCGACATAGAGGTAGTGGTACCCCGTGGTCAGAAGCAGCAGCTCCTATAGAGACGAAGGTAGTGCGGTCAAATGCCCCCTCTATGTC
This window contains:
- the LOC135075209 gene encoding uncharacterized protein LOC135075209, whose translation is MVRATLVLARIPVIKFRKGGAGGPAGGQASCPAAAAPAAAQPQPQQSQPAAAMSTGAAIPDIDLPARYQRQPLSQEEIDHINGGGIV
- the LOC135075438 gene encoding uncharacterized protein LOC135075438, producing MNSGTGAGVYSKQSEHSESLGRFATVFQAETYAIIMCAVRNIEQAHKKRDIYILSDSQAALKAIASVRVGSRLVLEAILALNKLGRHNKVTLMWVPGHTGIEGNERADSLARQGSEAAPIGPEPIVPLSMSTLHMAMRQYISRKHRAEWESSNGMSHSKLFLVGNTRSWEKLILNGNRRQARVITGALTGHYTTNHMLHKMGLTTDDSCRACGEHAESMKHLLCECDALARTRMGLLGSAYPTPEEYRSFSPKLLIHYMDRIFADEGG